In Bacteroidota bacterium, a genomic segment contains:
- a CDS encoding ribonuclease Z (member of metallo-beta-lactamase family; the purified enzyme from Escherichia coli forms dimeric zinc phosphodiesterase; in Bacillus subtilis this protein is a 3'-tRNA processing endoribonuclease and is essential while in Escherichia coli it is not; associates with two zinc ions): MTSLLHPQLVNDVFGDPGVYAEFMFERRAFLFDLGDVRCLAPRKLMKVSDVFISHTHADHFSGFDQLLRLFLGREKTVTLHGPAGLIDRVGH; this comes from the coding sequence ATGACATCTCTCCTTCACCCTCAGTTGGTCAACGATGTCTTCGGCGATCCCGGAGTCTATGCCGAATTCATGTTCGAACGCCGCGCGTTCCTGTTCGATCTGGGCGATGTGCGCTGTCTGGCGCCGCGCAAGTTGATGAAGGTGAGCGATGTCTTCATCAGTCATACGCATGCCGACCATTTTTCAGGTTTCGACCAACTTCTACGACTTTTCCTCGGTCGTGAAAAAACAGTGACGCTGCACGGACCTGCCGGGCTCATCGATCGTGTGGGGCATA